Proteins found in one Allorhizobium pseudoryzae genomic segment:
- a CDS encoding orotate phosphoribosyltransferase: MIQMIYPDRALMAELMAKMLWEIGAVHFRPEEPYKLASGMASPVYIDCRKLLSYPRIRSAIMDFAASTVTRGAGFEAFDCIAGGETAGIPFAALLADRLGLPMIYVRKKPKGHGRNAQIEGHMPEGARVLVIEDLTTVGGSMFTFIDAIRAAGGVVDHAIALFYYGFFQEAEARFANGKVTLHHIATWREVLAVARAQKLFDDATLAEVESFLDAPLAWSARNGGVSELPVA; this comes from the coding sequence ATGATCCAGATGATTTATCCCGACCGCGCGCTAATGGCCGAACTCATGGCGAAGATGCTGTGGGAAATCGGCGCCGTGCATTTCAGGCCGGAGGAGCCCTATAAGCTCGCGTCGGGCATGGCGAGCCCGGTCTATATCGATTGCCGCAAGCTTCTCTCCTATCCGCGCATCCGCTCGGCCATCATGGATTTCGCCGCCTCGACCGTCACCCGCGGTGCCGGCTTCGAAGCCTTCGACTGCATCGCCGGCGGCGAAACGGCCGGCATTCCGTTTGCGGCGCTGCTCGCCGATCGCCTGGGCCTGCCGATGATCTATGTGCGCAAGAAGCCGAAGGGCCATGGCCGCAACGCCCAGATCGAGGGCCACATGCCGGAAGGCGCCCGCGTTCTGGTGATCGAGGACCTGACGACGGTCGGCGGCAGCATGTTCACCTTCATCGATGCCATCCGTGCCGCCGGCGGCGTGGTCGATCATGCAATCGCGCTCTTCTATTACGGCTTCTTCCAGGAAGCCGAAGCCCGTTTTGCCAATGGCAAGGTCACGCTGCACCACATCGCCACCTGGCGCGAGGTGCTGGCGGTTGCCCGCGCACAAAAACTGTTCGACGACGCGACGCTTGCCGAAGTCGAAAGCTTCCTCGATGCGCCGCTTGCCTGGTCGGCCCGCAATGGCGGCGTCAGCGAACTGCCAGTCGCTTAA